One Mesorhizobium loti genomic window carries:
- a CDS encoding short-chain dehydrogenase, which translates to MNRLQGSVVLIAGAASGIGAAIARRCVAEGASVVCADHDLTAATQLADTLGPSVAACQCDVTDMSSARGAVEFAKQKFGRLDGLVHNAAAPSTNATVVDLDEQSWRRELDVSLTGAFLMSKYAVPLIAAGGGGSVVFIGSQFGRVATTRAVAYCAAKAGLIHLAKAMAVDHAPDKVRVNSLSPGAVATTRLLRRFPDFEAANAGLGPAHLLGRIAEPDEIAAAAAFLLSSDASFVTGSDMLVDGGYATR; encoded by the coding sequence ATGAACCGATTGCAGGGAAGCGTTGTCCTGATCGCGGGCGCCGCAAGCGGCATTGGCGCCGCCATTGCCCGGCGCTGCGTTGCGGAAGGCGCCAGCGTAGTCTGCGCCGACCATGATCTCACGGCGGCAACACAGCTTGCCGACACACTTGGTCCTTCGGTTGCCGCCTGCCAATGTGACGTGACCGACATGAGTTCCGCCCGGGGCGCCGTCGAATTCGCGAAACAAAAATTCGGCCGGCTGGACGGACTGGTGCATAACGCCGCCGCGCCATCGACCAACGCCACCGTCGTCGATCTCGACGAACAGTCCTGGCGTCGCGAGCTCGACGTCAGCCTGACCGGTGCGTTCCTGATGAGCAAATACGCGGTGCCATTGATCGCGGCGGGTGGCGGCGGTTCGGTGGTGTTCATCGGCTCGCAGTTCGGACGCGTCGCCACCACCAGGGCCGTCGCCTATTGCGCCGCCAAGGCCGGGCTGATCCATCTCGCCAAGGCGATGGCGGTCGACCATGCGCCGGACAAGGTCCGCGTCAACAGCCTGTCGCCGGGCGCGGTGGCGACAACGCGGCTGCTGCGCAGATTTCCAGATTTCGAGGCCGCCAATGCAGGTCTTGGACCCGCGCATCTGCTCGGCCGCATCGCTGAGCCGGATGAGATCGCCGCGGCGGCGGCTTTCCTTTTGTCATCGGACGCATCCTTCGTCACCGGATCCGACATGCTCGTG
- a CDS encoding Probable transporter has translation MASVCLACIGSAMLTTAVSFHLGKPGVDPKIVQIVLTAYPVGFLIGCLMTRPLVARYGHERTFLLILTTALLSALGFVFTDFIPFWFCFRLLGGMSMASMFVVCESWINLYAEQHNRGAMFSIYMLTTAIAVLLGQILVALVGPQSPHLFLVAAATVLVAFAPKFAGLRWPTLPSVPADPAPAPGAKADRRLGPLSLFRLAPVTVVAIFQAGITNMNIFVLTPLYGTQIGLSAAATVWLVTTISIAGMLAQTPVGWLSDRFDRRLMLLVQGLVSVTACAAIAWVGTFSVPLLFVLFFLYGATALTIYPVAMAFGASQLHSRHMVAASGTLLLLYSIGNVATPGVAAGLMAHLGPPAMFLLLGGGAALVTLAACYNLLRRPVTAPVMQSVEERV, from the coding sequence ATGGCAAGCGTCTGTCTCGCCTGTATCGGCAGCGCCATGCTGACGACTGCGGTGTCGTTCCATCTGGGCAAACCCGGCGTCGACCCCAAAATCGTGCAGATCGTGCTGACCGCCTATCCGGTCGGCTTCCTGATCGGCTGCCTGATGACACGTCCATTGGTCGCCCGCTACGGCCATGAGCGGACCTTCCTGCTGATCCTGACAACGGCGCTGCTGTCGGCCCTGGGCTTCGTCTTCACCGACTTCATACCGTTCTGGTTCTGTTTCCGGCTGCTGGGCGGCATGTCGATGGCCTCGATGTTCGTCGTCTGCGAGAGCTGGATCAATCTCTATGCCGAACAGCACAATCGCGGGGCGATGTTCTCGATCTACATGCTGACGACGGCGATCGCCGTGCTGCTCGGCCAGATCCTGGTGGCGCTGGTCGGTCCGCAGTCGCCGCATCTGTTCTTGGTCGCGGCGGCGACGGTGCTTGTGGCGTTCGCGCCCAAATTCGCGGGGCTGCGCTGGCCGACGCTGCCTTCGGTGCCGGCAGACCCGGCGCCGGCGCCCGGAGCGAAGGCAGACAGGCGGCTCGGACCGCTCTCGCTTTTCAGGCTGGCGCCGGTGACGGTCGTCGCCATTTTCCAGGCCGGCATCACCAATATGAACATCTTCGTGCTGACGCCTCTTTACGGCACGCAGATCGGGCTGTCGGCGGCGGCCACGGTCTGGTTGGTGACCACGATCAGCATCGCCGGCATGCTCGCGCAGACCCCGGTCGGCTGGCTGTCGGACCGGTTCGACCGCCGCCTGATGCTGCTCGTGCAAGGGCTGGTGTCGGTGACGGCCTGCGCCGCGATCGCATGGGTCGGCACTTTCTCGGTGCCGCTGCTGTTCGTGCTGTTCTTCCTCTACGGTGCCACCGCGCTGACGATCTATCCGGTGGCGATGGCCTTCGGTGCATCGCAGCTTCATAGCCGGCACATGGTCGCTGCCTCCGGCACGCTGCTCCTGCTCTACTCGATCGGTAATGTGGCGACGCCGGGTGTCGCGGCGGGGTTGATGGCGCATCTTGGGCCTCCCGCCATGTTCCTGCTGCTCGGCGGCGGCGCTGCCCTGGTCACGCTCGCGGCCTGCTACAATCTTCTGCGCCGGCCGGTCACCGCGCCGGTCATGCAAAGCGTCGAGGAACGTGTTTGA
- a CDS encoding Putative D-hydantoinase produces MHELVIKGGRVALDDGWAECDIAIDNGRIAAIGTDLDGQSVIGAGGRWVMPGGIDAHCHLDQPVWGGAGNADDFESGTISAAFGGTTCIVPFGMPGPDMTTIGAIDRALDRATGRAVIDYGLHAVVTMGTGADVEEQLSQLAGRGIASVKLFMTYQGFAVDDDLFFRVLDTAHTLGWIVMVHAENDAAIRRTRQRLIDLGRTDIRYHVVAHSETMEREATHRALAFAEMTGARMTIVHVSSWQSAEEVARARTRGVDAIAETCPQYLFIGAADLDRPALDAARFVFSPPPRSPRSHEHLWQALIDGGIDLWSSDHSPYFFADKIARSQTPGFTTTLSGIPGIETRLPLLFSEGLLTGRLTLDRYLDLTSRNAAAIYGLAHAKGRIAVGLDADLALWDPTVTWMLGHAALHSRVDFTPYEGRTVTGKPTTVLVRGVPVVADGELQVQPGFGQFIERTAADPARSGKPVEETTPWLDA; encoded by the coding sequence ATGCATGAGCTGGTGATCAAAGGCGGACGGGTTGCGCTCGACGACGGTTGGGCCGAATGCGACATCGCCATCGACAATGGCCGCATCGCCGCCATCGGGACCGACCTGGATGGTCAATCCGTGATCGGCGCCGGCGGTCGTTGGGTCATGCCCGGCGGCATCGACGCCCATTGCCATCTTGACCAGCCGGTCTGGGGCGGGGCGGGCAATGCAGACGATTTCGAGTCCGGCACCATCTCGGCCGCCTTCGGGGGCACGACATGCATCGTCCCGTTCGGCATGCCGGGTCCGGACATGACGACAATTGGCGCCATCGACCGCGCTCTCGATCGCGCCACGGGGCGCGCGGTCATCGACTACGGGCTGCACGCCGTAGTGACCATGGGCACCGGCGCGGATGTAGAGGAACAGCTTTCGCAGCTCGCCGGCCGTGGCATCGCCTCGGTCAAGTTGTTCATGACCTATCAGGGTTTCGCCGTCGACGACGATCTCTTCTTCAGGGTGCTCGATACCGCCCACACGCTTGGCTGGATCGTCATGGTCCATGCCGAGAACGACGCCGCCATCCGCCGCACGCGCCAGCGCCTGATCGATCTCGGCCGCACCGATATCCGCTACCATGTCGTTGCCCACAGCGAGACGATGGAGCGCGAGGCAACGCATCGTGCGCTGGCCTTCGCTGAAATGACCGGCGCGCGCATGACCATCGTCCACGTCTCCTCCTGGCAGTCGGCCGAAGAGGTGGCGCGGGCGAGGACGCGCGGCGTCGACGCGATCGCCGAGACCTGTCCGCAATATCTGTTCATCGGCGCCGCCGACCTCGATCGGCCGGCCCTGGATGCCGCGCGTTTCGTCTTTTCGCCGCCGCCGCGTTCGCCGCGCAGCCATGAGCATCTGTGGCAGGCACTGATCGATGGCGGCATCGATCTCTGGTCCTCGGACCATTCGCCCTACTTCTTCGCCGACAAGATCGCGCGGTCGCAGACACCTGGCTTCACCACCACGCTGAGCGGCATTCCCGGCATCGAGACTCGTCTGCCGCTGCTCTTCTCGGAAGGGCTGCTCACCGGCCGGCTGACGCTCGACCGCTATCTCGATCTCACCTCACGCAACGCCGCCGCGATCTATGGTCTGGCCCACGCCAAGGGCCGGATAGCGGTCGGCCTCGATGCCGACCTGGCGCTGTGGGATCCGACAGTGACCTGGATGCTCGGTCATGCCGCCTTGCATTCGCGCGTCGACTTCACCCCTTACGAGGGCCGGACCGTGACCGGCAAGCCGACCACCGTGCTGGTGCGCGGCGTGCCGGTGGTCGCCGACGGCGAGCTGCAGGTGCAGCCGGGGTTCGGACAATTCATAGAGCGCACCGCGGCCGATCCGGCGCGATCGGGAAAACCAGTTGAGGAGACGACGCCATGGCTCGATGCCTGA
- a CDS encoding N-carbamyl-D-amino acid amidohydrolase — translation MARCLTIAVAQTGPIQRSASRTETVDRLVHLLEQSAAAGAEIVAFPEMALTTFFPRWGIDDQAEIDAFFEHSMPGPETQRLYDAAARLKVGFALGYCEIAREDGRTRHFNTMDLVGPDGAFIGRYRKMHVPGSAEPEEGTTTHLERRYFEPGNLGFPVFDYRGVRIGMAICNDRRWPETYRMLCLNGAEVVLLGYNTPLLLDEAPALAHLRMFHNHLPMQAGAYQNTLWVAAAAKAGLEDGQALIGGSCIIAPTGEIAAQALSLDDEVIVHRADLDLIETCRKVNFNFALYRRPDQYRRISEPV, via the coding sequence ATGGCTCGATGCCTGACCATAGCGGTCGCCCAGACCGGGCCCATCCAGCGCAGCGCCTCGCGTACCGAAACGGTCGATCGCCTCGTCCATCTGTTAGAGCAGTCCGCCGCCGCAGGGGCGGAAATCGTGGCGTTCCCGGAGATGGCGCTGACCACCTTCTTTCCCCGTTGGGGCATCGACGATCAGGCGGAGATCGACGCCTTCTTCGAACACTCGATGCCAGGCCCCGAAACGCAGCGCCTCTATGACGCCGCCGCGCGTCTCAAAGTCGGCTTCGCGCTCGGCTATTGCGAGATCGCCAGGGAAGACGGCCGCACGCGCCATTTCAACACCATGGACCTCGTCGGACCGGACGGCGCCTTCATCGGGCGTTACCGCAAGATGCATGTGCCGGGCTCAGCCGAGCCGGAGGAGGGCACCACCACGCATCTCGAACGCCGCTATTTCGAACCGGGCAATCTCGGCTTCCCGGTCTTCGACTATCGCGGCGTCCGTATCGGCATGGCGATCTGCAACGACCGACGCTGGCCAGAGACCTACCGCATGCTCTGCCTCAATGGCGCAGAGGTGGTTCTGCTCGGCTACAACACGCCACTGCTGCTCGACGAGGCGCCGGCGCTGGCGCATCTCAGAATGTTCCACAACCATCTGCCAATGCAGGCCGGCGCCTACCAGAACACGCTGTGGGTGGCGGCCGCGGCCAAGGCCGGGCTGGAAGACGGCCAGGCGCTGATCGGCGGCTCCTGCATCATCGCGCCGACCGGCGAGATCGCCGCGCAGGCGCTATCGCTCGACGACGAGGTCATCGTTCATCGCGCCGATCTCGACCTGATCGAGACCTGCCGGAAGGTGAATTTCAACTTCGCGCTCTATCGCCGCCCCGATCAGTACCGGCGCATTTCGGAACCAGTCTGA
- a CDS encoding Probable coenzyme F420 hydrogenase: MGLVETNQDTMPRAADPLSLGEIVENGLCIGCGLCRSIATPDAIEMVMTPEGRERPVARQALDRPTLMRINAVCPGTRIAGPPPAQSSEAALTDTVWGPVERLVLGRAKDPTVRFIGSGGGVLTALGQFLLSSGRVKFVLHVAASHAQPMRSERRLSFDAASMLEGAGSRYGPAATLVDFGDILDRGEPFALIAKPCDVTAVRNLARLDPRVDRYMRYALAFVCGGASDLSKSEQVLQRFGLAEDELTLFRYRGHGNPGLNRIETRDGRAFELTYRQLWEDEDKWMIQPRCKICPDAIGQVADIAVHDAWLNGGPAAEDEALNGIIVRTRRGLELFDAAVEAGALEIKRDTNIAEISELQSHQVRKRRAVWARLKGMAIAGKPVPLVTDLALEDCASQNSLAENLAEGRGARDRARRGRLGEPPAVPRESRAVQSC, translated from the coding sequence ATGGGCCTCGTCGAGACCAATCAGGACACGATGCCGCGCGCGGCTGATCCTCTGTCACTCGGCGAGATCGTCGAGAATGGGCTCTGTATCGGTTGCGGCCTCTGCCGTTCGATCGCCACGCCCGATGCCATCGAAATGGTGATGACGCCGGAGGGCCGCGAGCGGCCGGTGGCGAGGCAGGCATTGGACAGGCCGACGCTGATGCGGATCAACGCCGTCTGTCCGGGAACGCGCATCGCCGGTCCACCACCGGCGCAATCAAGCGAAGCCGCTTTGACGGATACCGTCTGGGGGCCTGTCGAACGGCTCGTGCTTGGCCGCGCGAAAGACCCGACCGTGCGATTTATCGGTTCCGGCGGCGGGGTGCTGACGGCGCTCGGCCAGTTCCTGCTGAGCTCCGGCCGCGTCAAATTCGTGCTGCATGTCGCGGCATCGCATGCCCAGCCGATGCGCAGTGAAAGGCGGCTGAGCTTCGATGCCGCGTCGATGCTTGAGGGTGCGGGCTCGCGCTATGGTCCGGCGGCGACCCTGGTGGATTTCGGCGACATCCTCGATCGCGGCGAGCCCTTCGCGCTGATCGCCAAGCCTTGCGACGTCACTGCCGTGCGCAACCTGGCGCGGCTCGATCCGCGCGTCGACCGGTATATGCGCTATGCCTTGGCCTTCGTCTGCGGCGGCGCATCCGACCTGTCGAAATCGGAACAGGTGCTGCAGCGTTTCGGCCTCGCCGAGGACGAGCTCACGCTGTTTCGCTACCGCGGCCACGGCAATCCCGGCCTCAATCGGATCGAAACCAGGGACGGCCGCGCCTTTGAGCTCACCTATCGGCAACTGTGGGAGGACGAGGACAAATGGATGATCCAGCCGCGCTGCAAGATCTGCCCGGACGCGATCGGCCAGGTGGCGGATATCGCGGTTCACGACGCCTGGTTGAACGGCGGACCGGCGGCCGAGGACGAGGCGCTCAACGGCATCATCGTGCGCACCAGGCGCGGCCTTGAGCTGTTCGACGCGGCAGTGGAGGCCGGTGCGCTGGAGATCAAGCGCGACACCAATATTGCCGAGATCAGCGAGTTGCAGTCGCATCAGGTGCGCAAGCGCCGCGCTGTCTGGGCGCGGCTCAAAGGCATGGCGATCGCCGGCAAGCCGGTGCCTTTAGTCACCGATCTCGCACTTGAAGATTGCGCCTCCCAGAATTCGCTGGCGGAGAATCTGGCCGAGGGGCGCGGCGCCCGCGACCGTGCCCGGCGCGGACGCCTGGGTGAGCCGCCTGCCGTACCGCGCGAAAGCAGGGCTGTGCAGTCATGTTGA
- a CDS encoding Probable FAD dependent oxidoreductase, translated as MSAAEQTEIIIIGGGIAGAGAAFEMSRTSKVVVLERESHCGYHTTGRSAASFTENYGNGIIRRIVLASRSFLTEPPSGFCDYPLLSKRGMITVARADQLDLLAQDLEAAQALVPSIVAMTPAEAIARVPVLRADYLAGAYIEPHSMDIDVNGLHQGYLRGARSRGARIVTNTGVNAIGRQGGQWRVETPAGTFLAPTLVNAAGAWGDEIALMAGVRPVGLQPKRRTAFNIPAPAGVDITEWPLVNDVGAEFYFKPDAGQLFVSPADATLSPPMDAYAEDIDVAIGAERLERATTIEVQRVSRSWAGLRTFVADGSPVVGPDDEVPDFIWLVGQGGYGIKTSPALSRICASLIAGKGFPDDVARQGVSMDDLTPHRLRGVESQTRQVAL; from the coding sequence ATGAGTGCCGCCGAGCAAACCGAAATCATCATCATTGGCGGCGGCATTGCCGGCGCCGGCGCCGCCTTCGAGATGTCCCGCACTTCCAAGGTGGTCGTGCTCGAGCGGGAAAGCCATTGCGGTTACCACACCACCGGCCGCTCGGCGGCGAGTTTTACTGAAAACTACGGCAACGGCATCATCCGCCGCATCGTGCTGGCGAGCCGGTCTTTCCTGACCGAGCCGCCCAGCGGCTTCTGCGATTACCCGCTGCTCAGCAAACGCGGCATGATCACCGTGGCGCGCGCCGATCAGCTTGATCTCTTGGCGCAGGATCTGGAGGCTGCGCAGGCCTTGGTACCTTCGATCGTCGCCATGACACCGGCCGAGGCGATTGCGCGCGTGCCGGTGCTGCGCGCGGACTACCTCGCCGGCGCCTATATCGAACCGCATTCGATGGACATCGATGTGAACGGCCTGCATCAAGGCTATCTGCGCGGCGCCCGCTCGCGTGGCGCGCGCATCGTCACCAACACCGGCGTCAATGCCATCGGACGGCAAGGCGGCCAGTGGCGGGTCGAAACCCCGGCGGGAACATTCCTTGCGCCAACGCTCGTCAATGCCGCCGGTGCCTGGGGTGACGAGATCGCTTTGATGGCGGGTGTGCGTCCGGTCGGCCTGCAGCCGAAGCGCCGCACCGCTTTCAACATTCCGGCGCCCGCCGGCGTCGACATCACAGAGTGGCCGCTGGTCAACGATGTCGGCGCCGAATTCTATTTCAAGCCGGATGCCGGGCAGTTGTTCGTCTCGCCCGCCGATGCGACGCTTTCTCCGCCGATGGATGCCTATGCGGAGGACATCGATGTGGCGATCGGTGCCGAGCGTCTGGAGCGGGCGACCACGATCGAGGTGCAGCGCGTTTCGCGCTCCTGGGCGGGCTTGCGGACCTTTGTCGCCGACGGTTCCCCGGTCGTCGGACCTGATGACGAAGTGCCGGATTTCATCTGGCTGGTCGGGCAGGGCGGCTATGGCATCAAGACCTCGCCTGCGCTGTCGCGCATCTGCGCCAGCCTGATTGCTGGCAAGGGCTTTCCAGACGATGTCGCAAGGCAGGGCGTGTCGATGGACGATCTCACGCCACACCGGCTGCGCGGCGTCGAGTCTCAAACCAGGCAGGTTGCTTTATGA
- a CDS encoding Putative amidase — translation MSNAALTAGGRLAGHLLERLAHATTDAPGITRVAYGPGERFAHDLVRDEAEKLGATAHVDAAGNLYLTLKGRSPDLPAIVIGSHLDSVPHGGNFDGAAGVVAGLAVMAELVGQGIQLPRDLIVLATRAEEAVWFPLSYPGSQAALGLLERVALDAKRSDSGRTLADHMREEGFDPGAVRRGVPGIDAGRIAAFVEVHIEQGPRLVASGASVGIVTGIAGGFRYVDAKCFGAYAHSGAEPRFARHDSVLGFADLVAGLEAEWDALERDGHEATITFGRVESNPSQHGGSRVLGEISFTLDVRSAKAAVLERIEARLHAIFAEVGTKRGVSFEAGRRFTWEPATMSPALIARLDRAAAELQMPAPHVPSGAGHDAATFAGADIATAMIFVRNENGSHNPHEAMEIADLDQAIRLLLRFVTDFDNPVGQP, via the coding sequence ATGAGCAACGCTGCCCTCACGGCCGGCGGCAGGCTGGCCGGGCATCTGCTGGAGCGGCTTGCGCACGCCACCACCGATGCACCGGGGATCACGCGCGTCGCCTACGGACCAGGTGAGCGCTTCGCCCATGATCTCGTGCGCGACGAAGCGGAAAAGCTCGGCGCCACGGCGCATGTCGATGCCGCCGGCAATCTCTATTTGACTCTGAAGGGACGTAGTCCGGATTTGCCGGCGATCGTCATAGGTTCGCATCTCGACAGCGTGCCGCATGGCGGCAATTTCGACGGCGCCGCGGGTGTCGTGGCGGGGCTGGCAGTGATGGCCGAACTGGTCGGGCAAGGCATTCAATTGCCGCGCGATCTGATCGTGCTGGCGACCCGCGCCGAAGAGGCTGTCTGGTTTCCGCTGTCCTATCCGGGCAGCCAGGCCGCACTTGGGTTGCTGGAGCGGGTGGCGCTGGATGCGAAGCGGTCGGACAGCGGCCGCACGCTAGCGGATCACATGCGTGAGGAAGGCTTCGATCCCGGTGCCGTACGGCGCGGTGTGCCGGGCATCGACGCCGGCCGGATCGCGGCCTTTGTCGAAGTGCATATCGAGCAGGGACCGCGCCTTGTCGCATCCGGCGCGTCGGTCGGCATCGTCACCGGCATTGCCGGCGGCTTTCGCTATGTCGATGCGAAATGCTTCGGCGCCTACGCGCATTCCGGCGCCGAGCCGCGCTTTGCCCGCCATGACAGCGTGCTCGGCTTTGCCGATCTGGTCGCCGGCCTTGAAGCGGAATGGGACGCGCTCGAGCGCGACGGCCACGAAGCCACAATCACCTTCGGCCGGGTGGAATCCAATCCGAGCCAGCACGGCGGCAGCCGCGTCCTGGGCGAAATCAGCTTCACGCTCGATGTGCGCAGCGCCAAGGCCGCTGTTCTGGAACGGATCGAGGCAAGGCTGCACGCGATCTTCGCCGAAGTCGGCACGAAACGTGGCGTGAGCTTCGAGGCCGGGCGGCGCTTCACCTGGGAGCCGGCGACCATGTCGCCGGCGCTGATCGCGAGACTGGACCGCGCTGCCGCCGAACTGCAAATGCCTGCGCCGCATGTGCCGAGCGGGGCGGGGCATGACGCGGCCACCTTTGCCGGCGCCGATATTGCGACCGCCATGATCTTCGTGCGCAACGAGAATGGCAGCCACAACCCGCATGAAGCGATGGAAATCGCCGATCTCGATCAGGCGATCCGCCTGCTTCTTCGTTTCGTCACCGACTTCGACAATCCCGTGGGGCAGCCATGA
- a CDS encoding Probable N-acyl-D-amino-acid deacylase, producing MDEAIEEAIDIADHAGGKLFISHHQCTGRANFGKSRPSLERIDRARQTMDIGMDVYPYAASSTVLRLERCDTGLKILITWSDPHPEMARREIADIAREWNCSEHEAGQRLLPAGAVYFQLDETDVRNIIAHPRTMIGSDGLPHDIHPHPRLWGTFPRVLGHYARDVGLFSLEEAVFRMTGLPAREFGIAQRGLLAEGNFADLVIFDPDTIIDTATFEEPRRPAAGIEHVFVNGVSVWRGGRATGALPGAVLKPAASKVVRGACGCGADHRAS from the coding sequence ATGGACGAGGCGATCGAGGAAGCGATCGACATCGCTGATCATGCCGGCGGCAAGCTGTTCATCTCGCACCACCAGTGCACCGGCCGCGCCAATTTCGGCAAAAGCCGTCCGTCCCTGGAAAGGATCGACCGGGCGCGCCAAACGATGGACATCGGCATGGATGTCTACCCCTATGCCGCGAGCTCGACCGTGCTTCGCTTGGAGCGCTGCGACACAGGGCTCAAGATCCTCATCACCTGGTCAGATCCGCATCCCGAGATGGCCAGGCGCGAGATCGCCGACATTGCGCGGGAATGGAACTGCAGTGAGCACGAGGCCGGCCAGCGCCTGCTGCCAGCAGGTGCTGTCTATTTCCAGCTCGACGAGACGGACGTGCGCAACATCATCGCGCATCCACGCACCATGATCGGCTCGGATGGCCTGCCGCATGACATCCATCCGCATCCGCGCCTGTGGGGCACGTTTCCGCGTGTGCTCGGGCACTATGCCAGGGATGTCGGCCTGTTCAGCCTGGAGGAAGCCGTGTTCCGCATGACCGGCCTGCCCGCACGGGAGTTCGGCATCGCGCAACGCGGGCTTCTCGCGGAAGGCAATTTCGCCGATCTCGTCATCTTCGATCCCGACACGATCATCGACACCGCCACGTTCGAGGAGCCGCGCCGGCCCGCCGCCGGCATCGAGCATGTCTTCGTAAACGGCGTATCCGTCTGGCGTGGCGGCAGGGCAACCGGAGCGCTGCCGGGCGCGGTGCTCAAGCCGGCGGCCTCAAAGGTCGTCAGAGGCGCATGCGGCTGCGGCGCCGATCACAGAGCCTCGTAA
- a CDS encoding Probable N-acyl-D-amino-acid deacylase — protein sequence MPYDLVIRHATLISGDSSKPFEADIAATGDRIAAIGRLDDATGIEEIDASGKVVAPGFIDVHTHDDGALLAPRGMDPKISQGVTTVIAGNCGVSLAPLLLDKTPPPPFTLVGGRESFRFDRFADYVAELQRRGIATNAALLVGHTTLRQRCMPVTDRAANEAETAAMQEAIAEAMAEGAFGLSTGLDYPPAVNFLDRRGQGARRHGGKPRRPVCHAHAQLFRDNGRGDRGSDRHR from the coding sequence ATGCCATACGATCTCGTCATCCGTCATGCGACGTTGATTTCCGGCGACAGCTCGAAACCGTTCGAGGCCGACATTGCCGCCACCGGCGACAGGATCGCCGCCATCGGCCGGCTGGACGACGCGACTGGCATCGAGGAGATCGATGCCAGCGGCAAGGTGGTCGCGCCCGGCTTCATCGACGTGCACACCCATGACGACGGCGCGCTTTTGGCGCCACGAGGCATGGACCCGAAGATCAGCCAGGGTGTCACCACGGTGATCGCCGGCAATTGCGGCGTCAGCCTGGCGCCGCTGCTTCTCGACAAGACACCGCCACCGCCCTTCACACTGGTCGGCGGCCGCGAGAGTTTCCGCTTCGATCGCTTCGCCGACTATGTCGCCGAGCTCCAGCGGCGCGGCATCGCCACCAACGCGGCACTGCTTGTCGGCCACACGACTCTCCGCCAGCGCTGCATGCCGGTGACCGATCGTGCAGCCAATGAAGCGGAAACGGCGGCGATGCAGGAGGCGATCGCCGAGGCGATGGCTGAAGGCGCGTTCGGCCTCAGCACCGGGCTCGACTATCCGCCGGCGGTCAACTTCCTCGACCGAAGAGGTCAAGGCGCTCGCCGCCACGGCGGCAAGCCTCGGCGGCCCGTATGTCACGCACACGCGCAATTATTTCGAGACAATGGACGAGGCGATCGAGGAAGCGATCGACATCGCTGA